Proteins encoded by one window of Cystobacter ferrugineus:
- a CDS encoding RNA polymerase sigma factor produces MSDKHHRETQSEAAKRFVVHWKQHHRELFLLCLKLMGGNRADAEDALSQAAQSALRKFPSSEELENPKAWLVRVVRNASIDLLRMRKREWNSRVLIQGEPELSELEQQEEPGSNPEERYLQREGMRQLYLSLQDLPPHLRKPLLDRSVRGLSYAQIAQQSELTEVNLRKRVQEARRLLKENLDGHLARGTPMDVRPPRQEPRASGARQPEEPPRGKQAKCISSCP; encoded by the coding sequence ATGAGTGACAAGCATCACCGGGAAACACAATCCGAGGCGGCGAAAAGATTCGTGGTGCACTGGAAGCAACACCACCGGGAACTGTTCCTGCTCTGTCTCAAACTGATGGGAGGAAACCGGGCGGACGCGGAGGACGCACTCAGCCAGGCCGCCCAGTCCGCCCTCAGGAAGTTCCCGTCCTCCGAGGAGCTGGAGAACCCCAAGGCATGGCTGGTGCGGGTCGTGCGCAACGCGAGCATTGATCTGCTACGCATGCGCAAGCGCGAGTGGAACTCACGGGTCCTGATCCAGGGTGAGCCAGAGCTCTCGGAGTTGGAGCAGCAGGAAGAGCCCGGGTCCAACCCAGAGGAGCGCTACCTGCAGCGCGAAGGAATGAGACAGCTCTACCTGTCACTGCAGGACCTGCCTCCCCATCTGCGCAAGCCACTGCTCGATCGCTCCGTGAGAGGGCTGTCCTATGCGCAGATAGCCCAACAGTCGGAGCTGACGGAGGTCAACCTGCGCAAGCGCGTCCAGGAGGCGAGGCGGTTGCTCAAGGAGAACCTGGATGGCCACCTGGCTCGAGGGACGCCGATGGATGTGCGGCCACCAAGACAGGAGCCCCGGGCATCAGGAGCGCGGCAGCCGGAGGAACCGCCCAGGGGAAAGCAGGCGAAGTGCATTTCGAGCTGCCCTTGA
- a CDS encoding fibronectin type III domain-containing protein, protein MKRSLGLLLSLALAGGPAAVSAASRVPGITSSSQFLVYYGQDYGPTVLATLKQADIVVLHPTNSAQLTPRVVAELQGAGVKVIAYISVGEDPAPHDAAGNPIPIVGNGQGPVRYTGGSTGYDASKIVPANGGVASFYVDQLWNSSQGQYVSDGLPDVNTNFGGFFIWPNDDWRWVLNEQRIGGVPATSLANRSVAGLKQLAGARTSATDSDRTHDFGFDGFFLDTLDTAGPYVNAWGYYAWVAPEMQKTVKFIHDSYPGKIVFANRGTFFFNPLIANPTYGIRPYQYSLRPYIHAALFESYALDSDPSHTGLSPYLPVNRDNYAQKLMAEANRPDGFTVFSLDYDMGRGAALSAQALQETAIKNGWVEYIAPTGQLDTLGTYVSTHPPAADTAAPVWDSTAAYAEVINPAFPDVPDRVGVQRLSLTSRPGEVIVHWDVARDQSLPVRYNIYRSTSSTFSNPVKYAQVNFEVGEGWSTDPTTKFANQYTLTGLTPGTHYFRVRAEDSASVPHEDTNTVTLSITVPTYVSNPNASINVNGELSDWAALTSFAVDPQDATASGDVADWARAWLAHDANNLYLALQNHVSITQLNAAFSVYLDTDNTRSTGFRGGGDQFPVGAEFVLLGTSLYRYTGTGLDWQWTLVGTAGFSWGGLNAELFVPRAWVNNPSVINLFFLGDNPSLGGTTVDAYPDAALQPQGAVRSFLYRLQ, encoded by the coding sequence ATGAAACGAAGTCTTGGTCTCCTGCTGTCCCTCGCCCTGGCGGGTGGGCCCGCGGCGGTTTCCGCCGCGAGCCGCGTGCCGGGCATCACGTCCTCGAGCCAGTTCCTGGTCTACTACGGTCAGGACTACGGCCCGACGGTCCTCGCGACCCTGAAACAGGCGGACATCGTCGTCCTGCATCCCACCAACTCGGCGCAGCTCACGCCCCGCGTCGTGGCCGAGTTGCAGGGTGCGGGCGTGAAGGTCATCGCCTACATCAGCGTGGGCGAGGATCCGGCGCCGCACGATGCCGCGGGCAACCCCATTCCCATCGTGGGCAACGGACAAGGGCCAGTCCGCTACACCGGGGGAAGCACGGGGTACGACGCGAGCAAGATCGTGCCGGCCAATGGTGGCGTCGCGTCCTTCTACGTGGACCAGCTCTGGAACTCCAGCCAGGGCCAGTACGTCTCGGATGGGCTGCCGGACGTGAACACGAACTTCGGGGGGTTCTTCATCTGGCCCAATGATGACTGGCGCTGGGTGCTCAACGAGCAGCGCATCGGAGGCGTTCCCGCCACGTCCCTGGCCAATCGCAGCGTGGCGGGCCTCAAGCAACTGGCGGGTGCCCGGACGAGCGCGACGGACAGCGATCGCACCCACGACTTCGGCTTCGATGGGTTCTTCCTGGACACCCTCGACACGGCCGGACCGTATGTGAATGCCTGGGGGTATTACGCCTGGGTCGCTCCGGAAATGCAGAAGACGGTGAAGTTCATCCACGACAGCTACCCGGGGAAGATCGTCTTCGCCAACCGGGGGACGTTCTTCTTCAATCCGCTCATCGCCAACCCGACCTATGGCATCCGGCCGTACCAATACTCCCTGCGGCCCTATATCCATGCCGCCCTGTTCGAGAGCTACGCCCTCGACAGTGATCCCTCCCACACCGGCCTGAGTCCCTACCTGCCAGTCAACCGGGACAACTACGCGCAGAAGCTCATGGCCGAGGCCAACCGTCCCGACGGATTCACCGTCTTCAGCCTCGACTACGACATGGGCCGTGGCGCGGCCCTGTCCGCGCAGGCGCTCCAGGAGACCGCCATCAAGAACGGCTGGGTGGAGTACATCGCGCCCACCGGCCAGTTGGACACCCTGGGCACCTATGTCTCCACCCATCCACCCGCGGCCGATACCGCCGCGCCCGTCTGGGACAGCACCGCCGCCTACGCCGAGGTCATCAATCCCGCCTTCCCGGACGTGCCGGACCGCGTGGGCGTCCAGCGCCTGTCCCTCACGTCACGGCCCGGAGAGGTCATCGTCCACTGGGACGTGGCGCGCGATCAGAGCCTCCCGGTCCGCTACAACATCTACCGTTCCACCTCGTCCACCTTCAGCAATCCGGTCAAGTATGCCCAGGTGAACTTCGAGGTCGGAGAGGGCTGGTCCACGGATCCGACGACGAAGTTCGCCAACCAGTACACCCTCACCGGCCTGACGCCCGGGACGCACTACTTCCGGGTCCGCGCGGAGGACAGCGCCTCCGTGCCGCACGAGGACACCAACACGGTGACCCTGTCCATCACGGTGCCCACCTACGTGTCCAACCCCAATGCCAGCATCAACGTGAATGGCGAGCTCTCCGACTGGGCCGCGTTGACGTCGTTCGCGGTGGACCCCCAGGACGCCACGGCGTCCGGTGATGTGGCGGACTGGGCCCGGGCCTGGCTCGCCCACGACGCCAACAACCTCTACCTCGCCCTCCAGAACCACGTCTCCATCACCCAGCTCAACGCCGCCTTCTCGGTGTACCTGGACACCGACAACACCCGCTCCACGGGCTTCCGGGGAGGCGGGGACCAGTTCCCCGTGGGCGCCGAGTTCGTCCTCCTGGGCACGAGCCTCTACCGCTACACGGGCACGGGTTTGGATTGGCAGTGGACCCTGGTGGGAACGGCGGGCTTCAGCTGGGGCGGCCTGAACGCCGAGCTCTTCGTCCCGCGGGCCTGGGTGAACAATCCCTCCGTCATCAACCTGTTCTTCCTGGGAGACAATCCCTCGCTGGGTGGAACCACCGTGGATGCCTACCCGGACGCGGCCCTGCAGCCCCAGGGCGCGGTGCGCTCGTTCCTCTACCGACTGCAGTAG
- a CDS encoding epoxide hydrolase family protein: METTKIDPRPYTVAVPDAVLEDLRTRLERTRLTDTVEGGGWDWGMDPDALRTLLDHWRGFDWRAAEAAINAVPAFRAKLDGLGLHFVHVRGEGERRLPILLTNGWPSCFTECLPLVPLLTREVDGLSFDVVIPSLPGYGFSDRPRAPGMNITRIAGLWAKLMAGLGYDRFLAHGSDMGAGVVERLRANHAGQLLGIHMVNVNWFYPPPDGLSSEEKDYLQRARQWQMREGAYSMLHGSKPRTIAVGLNDSPAGLAAWIGEKFHGWTDGGGRLDGAVSLDALCTVLTIYWVTGTIGSSQWLYREAFTDAGVMSPPPKQGVPVGVAIFPKDILPAPRAWGERWLDIQRWTELPRGGHFPGFETPELLAGDIRGFAKELGA; encoded by the coding sequence ATGGAAACGACGAAAATCGACCCCCGGCCCTACACCGTCGCGGTTCCCGATGCGGTACTCGAAGACCTGCGGACCCGGCTGGAGCGAACCCGCCTGACGGACACGGTCGAGGGCGGCGGCTGGGACTGGGGGATGGACCCGGACGCGCTGCGCACGCTGCTCGACCATTGGCGCGGCTTCGACTGGCGCGCGGCCGAAGCGGCCATCAACGCGGTGCCCGCCTTTCGAGCCAAGCTCGACGGCCTCGGCCTGCACTTCGTCCATGTCCGCGGCGAGGGCGAACGCCGATTGCCCATCCTCCTCACCAACGGGTGGCCGAGCTGTTTCACCGAGTGCCTACCACTCGTGCCGCTGCTGACGCGGGAGGTGGATGGCTTGTCCTTCGACGTGGTCATCCCCTCGCTGCCCGGTTACGGATTCTCCGACCGGCCCCGCGCGCCCGGCATGAACATCACGAGGATCGCCGGGTTGTGGGCGAAGCTGATGGCGGGGCTGGGGTATGACCGCTTCCTGGCCCATGGCAGCGACATGGGCGCGGGGGTCGTCGAGCGGCTGCGCGCCAACCATGCCGGGCAACTGCTCGGCATCCACATGGTGAACGTCAACTGGTTCTATCCGCCGCCGGACGGCCTCTCGTCCGAGGAGAAGGACTATCTCCAGCGCGCCCGGCAATGGCAGATGCGGGAAGGCGCCTACTCGATGCTCCACGGAAGCAAGCCGCGGACGATCGCGGTGGGACTCAACGATTCGCCCGCCGGACTCGCGGCGTGGATCGGCGAGAAGTTCCACGGCTGGACCGACGGCGGCGGCCGGCTCGATGGGGCCGTTTCACTCGATGCGCTGTGCACCGTCCTCACCATCTATTGGGTAACCGGAACGATCGGCTCCTCGCAGTGGCTCTATCGCGAGGCCTTCACCGACGCGGGGGTGATGTCGCCACCGCCGAAGCAGGGCGTGCCGGTGGGCGTCGCCATCTTCCCGAAGGACATCTTGCCGGCACCGCGCGCATGGGGCGAGCGCTGGCTCGACATCCAGCGATGGACCGAGCTGCCGAGGGGCGGTCACTTTCCGGGCTTCGAGACGCCAGAGCTGCTCGCCGGGGACATCCGCGGGTTCGCCAAGGAGCTTGGCGCCTGA
- a CDS encoding LysR family transcriptional regulator: MASSSPDWSLYRSFIAVLREGSLSAAARALGLSQPTLGRHIASLESALGVALFTRSPDGLVPTLAAEALRPEAESLAAAADALLRTASGSLKENAGTVRLTVSEVFAAEVVAPILSRMQADHPRILVEVAVSNRSDDLLRREADIAVRLVRPSQDALVATRVGEVELGLFAHPSYLARRPVPRSVAELEGHALVGFDRGAPYTRTLQLEGRPLTREQFTFRSDNDLAQLAAIRAGCGIGACHVPLAHRSGLVRVLPSAFAPTVEMWVAMHEDLRTTARYRTVFDALTAGLKDYLREPARRPHRQLRKR, encoded by the coding sequence ATGGCCTCCTCGTCTCCGGATTGGTCCCTCTATCGCTCGTTCATCGCCGTGCTGCGGGAGGGCTCGCTCTCGGCGGCCGCCAGAGCGCTGGGGCTCAGTCAACCCACGCTCGGCCGGCATATCGCGTCGCTCGAGAGCGCACTCGGGGTGGCTCTCTTCACCCGGTCACCCGATGGCCTCGTACCGACCCTGGCCGCCGAAGCGCTCCGCCCCGAGGCCGAGTCGCTCGCCGCCGCGGCCGACGCCCTGCTCCGGACCGCGTCGGGCTCGCTGAAGGAGAACGCCGGCACGGTGCGGCTCACCGTGAGCGAGGTGTTCGCCGCCGAGGTGGTCGCGCCGATCCTGTCCCGCATGCAGGCCGACCACCCGCGGATCCTCGTGGAGGTGGCCGTCTCCAACCGGAGCGATGATCTCCTCCGGCGCGAGGCCGACATCGCCGTACGACTGGTGCGGCCGAGCCAGGACGCGCTCGTGGCGACGCGGGTGGGCGAGGTCGAGCTCGGTCTCTTCGCACACCCCTCCTATCTCGCGCGCCGCCCTGTGCCCCGGTCAGTGGCCGAGCTCGAGGGCCACGCGCTGGTCGGGTTCGATCGCGGCGCTCCGTACACGCGCACGCTCCAGCTCGAAGGCCGGCCCCTCACGCGCGAGCAGTTCACGTTCCGCTCGGACAACGACCTCGCTCAGCTCGCGGCGATCCGGGCGGGTTGTGGCATCGGTGCCTGTCACGTTCCGCTCGCCCATCGTTCGGGCCTCGTCCGCGTCCTGCCCTCGGCATTCGCGCCCACCGTCGAGATGTGGGTCGCCATGCATGAAGATCTGCGGACGACCGCGCGGTATCGGACCGTCTTCGATGCGCTCACCGCCGGACTGAAGGACTACCTCCGCGAGCCGGCGAGGCGTCCTCACCGGCAGCTCCGCAAGCGCTAG
- a CDS encoding acyl-CoA desaturase produces MANSPEQARLDQLLAVIVTVVPTLGTIAAGVLWWTGHAPAAPELITAAILYIITVIGLEVGFHRHLAHRAFQARPGLRAALLAAGSMAFHGPAIWWCAIHRRHHTLSDLEGDPHSPRLSGDGAWGKLKGFFHSHMGWLFTAGSTRPENWRDRVRDLYEDELVLRLHLQYYAWLFLGLLIPAAVSGFVHGSLSGALMGFLWGGMVRIFLVNQCIWSLNSLCHLIGKPYFSTRDHSKNSFILALFTFGQGWHNNHHAFPSSAYTGLRWWQIDFGGWVVWTLKSTRLVWDVRKPTPEMIALKALYKKPSTREDPP; encoded by the coding sequence ATGGCGAACTCCCCCGAGCAGGCAAGACTCGATCAACTCCTGGCCGTCATTGTCACGGTGGTTCCAACCCTGGGAACAATTGCCGCGGGAGTGTTATGGTGGACTGGCCATGCTCCAGCAGCGCCGGAATTGATCACCGCCGCGATCCTATACATCATCACTGTCATTGGACTGGAAGTCGGTTTCCATCGGCATCTGGCTCACCGGGCATTCCAAGCGCGTCCAGGCTTGCGCGCGGCGCTCCTCGCGGCGGGCTCCATGGCCTTCCACGGGCCCGCCATCTGGTGGTGCGCGATCCACCGGCGCCATCATACGCTGAGTGATCTGGAGGGAGATCCGCACTCTCCCAGGCTCTCTGGAGATGGCGCCTGGGGAAAGTTGAAAGGCTTCTTTCACAGCCACATGGGTTGGCTCTTCACGGCGGGCTCGACACGGCCCGAGAACTGGCGCGACCGGGTCCGGGACCTCTACGAGGATGAGCTGGTCCTGCGCCTGCACCTGCAATATTATGCATGGTTGTTCCTGGGCCTGCTCATTCCCGCCGCGGTCAGCGGGTTCGTGCACGGCAGCCTGTCCGGCGCCCTGATGGGCTTCCTCTGGGGCGGCATGGTTCGCATTTTCCTCGTGAATCAGTGCATCTGGTCGCTCAACTCCTTGTGCCACCTGATCGGGAAGCCCTATTTCAGCACCCGGGACCACAGCAAGAACAGCTTCATCCTGGCGTTGTTCACCTTTGGCCAGGGCTGGCACAACAACCACCATGCATTCCCAAGCTCCGCCTATACAGGGCTCAGGTGGTGGCAGATCGACTTCGGAGGGTGGGTCGTCTGGACGCTGAAATCCACGAGGCTCGTCTGGGACGTGCGCAAGCCAACCCCGGAGATGATCGCCCTCAAAGCTCTCTACAAAAAACCAAGCACTCGGGAGGATCCACCTTGA
- a CDS encoding acyl carrier protein, protein MSNPTIAQTQSADSRAWMCNYLARKLGVTPEQVDTKKTFDSFGLDSAEAVRMVGDLEDFVGRKLSPSLPFKYPTIEALSQHLDAGKH, encoded by the coding sequence TTGAGCAATCCAACAATCGCCCAGACGCAGTCCGCTGACAGCCGTGCGTGGATGTGTAACTACCTGGCCAGGAAGCTGGGGGTCACGCCCGAGCAGGTGGACACGAAGAAGACGTTCGACAGTTTCGGACTCGACTCGGCCGAGGCCGTGCGAATGGTCGGAGACCTGGAGGACTTCGTCGGCCGCAAGCTTTCTCCCAGCCTGCCCTTCAAGTACCCGACCATCGAGGCCCTTTCGCAGCACCTGGATGCGGGCAAGCACTGA
- a CDS encoding class I SAM-dependent methyltransferase — MTTSGAQAQVGASKESIQYHYDIGNDFLALAQEETRTYSSAMWEDGDTHEQAQIRKLDYHIAQIRAEGAERVLDIGCGWGSLMKRLVVNHGVKKVVGLTLSQEQEKYIHQAIGLPRIEVRLENWQDYQPSAPFDGIISLGAFEHFAKIDEDKLEAYRRFFERCYGFLKPGGRMSLQTMAYGDVPRDRKHKDLFIAREVFPESDLPYLADIVRSSEMLFEVEFLRNDRHDYVKTMRAWFEKLRGNREKALKLVPLEVIERYERMYRTMSYSFDLGAFHLYRITFRRIEPNRFGKD, encoded by the coding sequence ATGACAACCAGCGGTGCACAGGCGCAGGTGGGCGCCTCCAAGGAATCCATCCAGTACCACTACGATATTGGGAATGACTTCCTGGCCCTCGCGCAGGAAGAGACCCGCACGTACTCGTCCGCCATGTGGGAGGACGGGGACACACACGAGCAGGCGCAGATCCGCAAGCTGGACTACCACATCGCGCAGATCCGCGCGGAGGGAGCCGAGCGGGTCCTCGACATCGGCTGCGGCTGGGGCTCGCTGATGAAGCGGCTGGTGGTGAACCACGGCGTCAAGAAGGTCGTGGGGCTCACGCTCAGCCAGGAGCAGGAGAAGTACATCCACCAGGCGATCGGGCTGCCGCGGATCGAGGTGCGGCTGGAGAACTGGCAGGACTACCAGCCGAGCGCGCCGTTCGACGGCATCATCTCCCTGGGAGCCTTCGAGCACTTCGCGAAGATCGACGAGGACAAGCTCGAGGCGTACCGGCGCTTCTTCGAGCGCTGCTACGGCTTTCTCAAGCCCGGCGGCCGCATGTCCCTGCAGACCATGGCCTACGGCGACGTCCCCCGCGACCGCAAGCACAAGGACCTGTTCATTGCCCGCGAGGTGTTCCCCGAGTCGGACCTGCCGTACCTGGCCGACATCGTCCGCTCCAGCGAGATGCTCTTCGAGGTCGAGTTCCTGCGCAATGACCGGCACGACTACGTCAAGACGATGCGGGCCTGGTTCGAGAAGCTGCGCGGCAACCGCGAGAAGGCGCTGAAGCTGGTGCCCCTCGAGGTGATTGAGCGCTACGAGCGGATGTATCGGACGATGAGCTACTCGTTCGACCTGGGGGCTTTCCACCTCTACCGCATCACCTTCCGGCGCATCGAACCCAACCGTTTCGGCAAAGACTGA
- a CDS encoding acyl-CoA desaturase yields MSENVSAAALSGSGGDARLSKSSLLRHGLVILVPVFGTCAALYLWWSGLAVPKTADFILLGVFYVLNILGMELAYHRYFAHRSFRAPRAVEIALGVLGSLAYVGPIIWWVAIHRIHHKNTDHEGDPHSPWWPRYPGRLRRLYHAHVGWLLDARCARPEQWGQYAMDLYKDPILFKFHMMYDYWLVLGLALPAAIGGLMHGSLQGVLLGFLWGGTVRVFLATNAIWSINSLGHALGGRSPLRSRDNSRNSFWQAIVTLGAGWHNNHHTFPSYAITSLRWWQVDLTGLLIRALALVRLTRDVHLPNPASVEAKKKKPLATT; encoded by the coding sequence ATGAGCGAAAACGTCTCGGCCGCGGCCCTCTCTGGCTCAGGAGGCGATGCGCGGCTTTCCAAGTCATCCCTGCTGCGCCACGGCCTCGTCATCCTCGTGCCCGTCTTCGGGACGTGCGCGGCCCTCTACCTGTGGTGGAGCGGGCTCGCGGTGCCGAAGACGGCGGACTTCATCCTGCTCGGGGTGTTCTACGTCCTGAACATCCTCGGGATGGAGCTGGCCTACCACCGCTACTTCGCGCACCGGTCCTTCCGGGCTCCCCGCGCGGTGGAAATCGCCCTGGGGGTGCTCGGCTCCCTGGCGTACGTGGGACCGATCATCTGGTGGGTCGCCATCCACCGCATCCACCACAAGAACACGGACCACGAGGGGGATCCGCACTCGCCCTGGTGGCCCCGGTATCCAGGCCGCCTCCGGCGGCTGTACCACGCCCACGTGGGGTGGCTCCTGGATGCCCGATGCGCCCGCCCGGAGCAGTGGGGCCAGTATGCGATGGACCTGTACAAGGACCCGATCCTGTTCAAGTTCCACATGATGTACGACTACTGGCTGGTGCTCGGCCTGGCGCTTCCGGCGGCCATCGGCGGCCTCATGCATGGCTCGCTCCAGGGGGTGCTGCTCGGGTTCCTCTGGGGGGGCACGGTGCGCGTCTTCCTCGCCACCAACGCCATCTGGAGCATCAACTCCTTGGGGCATGCGCTCGGAGGGCGCAGCCCCCTGCGGAGCCGTGACAACAGCCGCAATTCCTTCTGGCAGGCCATCGTCACGCTCGGCGCGGGCTGGCACAACAACCATCACACCTTCCCTTCCTACGCCATCACCTCTCTGCGCTGGTGGCAGGTCGACCTGACGGGCCTGCTCATCCGGGCCCTTGCGCTCGTCCGGCTCACGCGGGACGTGCATCTGCCCAACCCGGCCTCCGTGGAAGCCAAGAAGAAGAAACCCCTGGCGACGACCTGA
- a CDS encoding amidohydrolase family protein, protein MTTRELPATSPRAPRAFDVHVHLFPGMLARFIWKWFEENAWQIRHKPTPEETFDLLARYGIERMVGLCYTHQPGLAGMLNDFMAELVAAHPERLVGFGTVLPGEEGFEAEVQRALGELNLSGIKIHCHVQKIAPDDDRMLPVFDAIAETGKVLQIHCGPVSESNAHKHEIDDLCAVPRFVRAMRRTPDIKVIVPHIGYDEVQLYLDMLDEFPNLYLDTAMAFGGYRVARGEALPDVRPLALARYEKGQKPRLPELWKPALEQLVPQIMERPERFLFGTDFPNLPYDPDLEMRELERYLPEDVLRQVLWDNAARLFGPAERQGRT, encoded by the coding sequence ATGACCACGCGAGAACTTCCCGCTACTTCACCTCGAGCACCGCGCGCCTTCGACGTGCACGTGCACCTCTTTCCCGGCATGCTGGCGCGCTTCATCTGGAAGTGGTTCGAGGAGAACGCCTGGCAGATCCGGCACAAGCCCACGCCCGAGGAGACGTTCGATCTCCTCGCGCGCTACGGCATCGAGCGCATGGTCGGGCTCTGCTACACGCACCAGCCCGGCCTCGCTGGCATGCTCAATGACTTCATGGCGGAGTTGGTGGCCGCCCATCCCGAGCGGCTCGTTGGCTTCGGCACCGTCCTGCCCGGTGAAGAGGGATTCGAAGCAGAGGTCCAGCGTGCGCTCGGGGAGCTCAATCTCTCTGGGATCAAGATCCACTGCCACGTGCAGAAGATCGCACCGGACGACGACCGCATGTTGCCCGTATTCGATGCCATCGCGGAGACGGGCAAGGTCCTGCAGATCCACTGTGGCCCGGTCTCGGAGAGCAACGCCCATAAGCACGAGATCGACGATCTGTGCGCCGTTCCCCGCTTCGTGCGCGCCATGCGGCGCACGCCGGACATCAAGGTGATCGTGCCCCACATCGGGTATGACGAGGTCCAGCTCTACCTCGACATGTTGGATGAGTTCCCGAACCTCTACCTGGATACGGCCATGGCATTCGGGGGGTATCGCGTGGCCCGGGGAGAGGCGCTTCCGGACGTTCGGCCCCTCGCGCTGGCGCGTTATGAGAAGGGCCAGAAGCCGCGCCTGCCCGAGCTTTGGAAGCCCGCGCTCGAGCAGCTCGTTCCGCAAATCATGGAACGACCGGAGCGGTTCCTGTTCGGCACCGACTTTCCCAACCTTCCGTACGACCCCGACCTGGAGATGCGCGAGTTGGAGCGCTACCTGCCTGAAGACGTGCTGCGCCAGGTGCTCTGGGACAACGCCGCCAGGCTCTTCGGGCCGGCGGAGAGGCAGGGACGCACATGA
- a CDS encoding fatty acyl-AMP ligase has translation MNTDRQASRFESLAELIEHRGTEQPDLEIYRFVEDGERVVASLTSGELLNRVRGIARQLVEAQLVGERALLLYPPGLEFLVGFAACVYAGVVAVPVYPPDPARLERALPLLLGIIRDASPRAILGDSMTLELARMLTSEIEDAGKKVWLATDTVAEAPDAMRVRPPTEESLAFLQYTSGSTGAPKGVALSHGNLLHNLSVIQARFEHTRQSQGVIWLPSYHDMGLIGGILQPLYAGFPVVLMSPFDFLKKPINWLRAITRFRATTSGGPAFSFDLCTRGVPDSELGTLDLSSWSVAFVGSDMVRWQGLDAFARKFARSGFRLEAFYPCYGLAESTLYVSGGDKGAAPVVRPSPVHDGEPQLMVGCGRAGTDSEIRIVDPDSCTPMEEGQVGEIWTRGPSVARGYWENPAQTEEIFGARLVGDDSWRYLRTGDLGFIREGELFVTGRIKEVIKVRGKNHFPRDIEVTAEDSDSQMIRRGCSAAFATNDDAELVVVIEVRKPDGGDAALPMERAAAICENVRAAITAKHGLSVAGVVLVPPGTVPKTSSGKVRRVVCKDMFLGDELPVLGAWRRGG, from the coding sequence ATGAATACGGACAGACAGGCCTCACGGTTCGAGTCTCTCGCCGAACTCATCGAGCACCGCGGCACGGAGCAGCCGGACCTTGAAATCTACCGCTTCGTGGAGGACGGAGAGCGCGTCGTCGCGAGCCTGACGAGCGGGGAGCTGCTGAACAGGGTCCGCGGAATCGCCCGCCAGCTCGTGGAAGCCCAGCTCGTGGGTGAGCGGGCACTCCTTCTCTACCCGCCCGGGCTCGAGTTCCTCGTCGGGTTCGCCGCCTGCGTCTACGCGGGAGTGGTGGCGGTACCCGTGTACCCTCCAGACCCGGCGCGTCTGGAGAGGGCGCTGCCGCTCCTGCTGGGAATCATCCGCGACGCGAGCCCTCGCGCCATCCTCGGCGACTCCATGACGCTGGAGCTGGCGCGCATGCTGACCAGCGAAATCGAGGACGCCGGCAAGAAGGTCTGGCTCGCAACGGACACGGTGGCCGAGGCGCCGGATGCCATGCGTGTGAGGCCGCCCACGGAAGAGAGTCTCGCGTTCCTGCAGTACACGTCGGGCTCCACGGGTGCTCCCAAGGGCGTGGCCCTGAGCCATGGAAACCTGCTCCACAACCTGTCTGTCATTCAAGCGCGGTTCGAGCACACACGCCAGAGCCAGGGAGTGATCTGGCTGCCCTCCTACCACGACATGGGCCTCATCGGCGGCATCCTGCAACCGCTGTACGCGGGGTTCCCCGTGGTGCTCATGTCACCGTTTGATTTCCTGAAGAAGCCCATCAACTGGCTGCGTGCGATCACCCGGTTCCGGGCGACCACCAGTGGTGGCCCCGCGTTCTCGTTCGACCTGTGCACCCGCGGCGTGCCGGACAGCGAACTCGGCACGCTCGATCTCTCGTCCTGGAGCGTCGCGTTCGTCGGCTCCGACATGGTCCGTTGGCAGGGCCTGGACGCCTTCGCGAGGAAGTTCGCCCGCAGTGGCTTCCGCCTGGAGGCGTTCTATCCGTGCTACGGCCTGGCGGAGTCCACGCTGTATGTGTCCGGCGGCGACAAGGGCGCGGCGCCGGTGGTGCGTCCGAGTCCCGTCCACGACGGCGAGCCGCAACTCATGGTCGGCTGCGGCAGAGCGGGCACGGACAGCGAGATCCGCATCGTCGATCCCGACTCATGCACGCCCATGGAAGAAGGACAGGTGGGCGAAATCTGGACGCGCGGCCCGAGCGTCGCGCGCGGGTACTGGGAGAACCCCGCGCAGACCGAGGAGATCTTCGGAGCCCGGCTGGTGGGCGATGACTCCTGGCGCTATCTGCGGACGGGCGACCTGGGGTTCATCCGTGAAGGGGAACTCTTCGTCACCGGGCGCATCAAGGAAGTCATCAAGGTCCGGGGCAAGAACCACTTCCCCCGCGACATCGAGGTGACGGCCGAGGACAGCGATTCCCAGATGATACGCCGGGGCTGTTCGGCCGCGTTCGCCACGAACGATGACGCCGAGCTCGTCGTGGTCATCGAGGTGCGCAAGCCGGACGGAGGGGACGCGGCCCTGCCCATGGAGCGCGCCGCGGCGATCTGCGAGAACGTGCGCGCCGCCATCACGGCGAAGCATGGCCTCTCCGTGGCGGGCGTCGTGCTGGTGCCTCCCGGCACCGTGCCGAAGACCTCCAGCGGCAAGGTTCGCCGTGTTGTCTGCAAGGACATGTTCCTCGGTGATGAGCTGCCCGTGCTCGGTGCATGGCGGCGCGGCGGGTGA